The DNA region TTCTTGAGGGAGTTCCGGGCGTTGCAAAGACCCACCTGATCAAGTGCCTCTCAGAAACGATAGAGGGGGCTATTTTTTCCAGGGTGCAGTTTACGCCGGACCTTCTTCCAAGCGACATTACCGGAGTCCAGATTTACGAGGAGGCGCGCGGGTTCTACATACGAAAAGGCCCCATCTTCTCAAACTTTACACTGGCTGACGAAATCAACCGGGCGCCTCCTAAAGTGCAGGCAGCGATGCTCCAGTGCATGGCTGAGCGGCAGGTTACTATCGGCACCA from Candidatus Aenigmatarchaeota archaeon includes:
- a CDS encoding AAA family ATPase; translated protein: MNSNIQTHKIKISEVKREIHKAVLGQDAVIDDVIKCLLCNSHALLEGVPGVAKTHLIKCLSETIEGAIFSRVQFTPDLLPSDITGVQIYEEARGFYIRKGPIFSNFTLADEINRAPPKVQAAMLQCMAERQVTIGT